A part of Melittangium boletus DSM 14713 genomic DNA contains:
- a CDS encoding serine/threonine-protein kinase: MLGRVSTPNTPRPEYEEELHCALAEGVVSREQVESLREEAVRLQRSPLELLLERGQLSPDTLVSLRGRATPFEAPSTQRPGAPPPPSASSEPAFPLPGWERYQAVRFLGQGGMGQVFLAYDPRLRRNVALKFVRDGDPQLAQRFLSEARAQARVRHERVCELYEVGEIHGRAFIAMRYVEGRHLGQLARELTLEQKLSVLRDVAEGVHAAHHAGLIHRDLKPSNILVERPEDGSLKPYVMDFGLARDWHEEHTASGDVLGTPHYMAPEQARGEVGRLDRRVDVYSLGATLHHILTGAPPFAGNNALELLTLIQTEEPPPLRRSHPDLPVDVEAIVLKCLEKDRSARYDSARALAEDLERYLSGEPVLARRAGPGYRLRKKLRKHRLLVGLGTTALVGLGLALGQAALTRHQVASRERLARLFTERVERLEAQARYSALAPLHDTRPDRLALREGMRALEEDIRQAGGDAQAPGHYALGRALLALGDAQGALERLESAWRGGYQEPRVAYALALALGQLYQERLLEVEWTRNPEQREARRRELEQRYRDPALTYLRRSEGTEAPSPHYGAALLAFHEGEHERALAELDALGTPTPWFHEVPLLRGDILRARAWKRRNAGDRTGALADLEAARAAYTAAAAIGESDPAVYSALGTLHLGSLLLEFFGPGDIQAPYERGLEAVSQALTAAPDHFQAQLLRARFHRRMAEYRLQQGNGEVLPLVEQALEEARAALALSPGDPRAQMEIARNFRLTARYRQEHGEDPAEPLREAFQSLEGVAEKDRDYVFHTERGYLLKIWADSEDQRGGDSLGHRGQAIQAYRAAIALDPSLVDAWLNLGTMYFNRATNPRAPDADGDLEQARETFERARRIDAGHYVPYYYGAQVHEWRARRRFNRGGEPDSELEQALALYRQGSAINAKLPAFPNALGGALLWKAELAWDAGQDAEPLLDEAQAAFERARAAAPQQGFAYNNLGEVHAWRALFQYRRGEDPTPSARAALESYAQAIERLPKQAQFRVNPAKVHHTLALWTLKRGEDPSPELERASEALRQALELNPGMGYALRYQGEVEAVRARWLARKGQARGTDFERAANSFQRALEADPEWQEYRLAAALLRGEWAEWLTQAGGGDPAPVLREGLRQVEQTLAARPTWATARAARARLLLALAETPSASPAERDSWRGEARKDLDQALAHNPHLSVEYEPLLSSR; the protein is encoded by the coding sequence ATGCTCGGGAGGGTGAGCACCCCGAACACCCCCCGGCCCGAATACGAGGAGGAACTCCACTGCGCGCTCGCCGAGGGAGTCGTCTCGCGCGAGCAGGTGGAGTCCTTGCGCGAGGAGGCCGTGCGCCTCCAGCGCAGTCCCCTGGAGCTGCTGCTCGAACGGGGCCAGCTCTCCCCGGACACCCTCGTGTCCCTGCGCGGCCGGGCCACCCCCTTCGAGGCTCCCTCCACCCAGCGCCCCGGTGCTCCCCCGCCCCCCTCCGCGTCCTCGGAACCCGCCTTTCCCCTGCCCGGTTGGGAGCGCTATCAGGCCGTGCGCTTCCTCGGCCAGGGCGGCATGGGCCAGGTCTTCCTCGCGTATGACCCCCGCCTGCGCCGCAACGTGGCCCTCAAGTTCGTGCGCGACGGAGACCCCCAGCTCGCCCAGCGCTTCCTGTCCGAGGCGCGCGCCCAGGCCCGGGTGCGCCATGAGCGGGTGTGCGAGCTGTACGAGGTGGGGGAGATCCACGGCCGGGCCTTCATCGCCATGCGCTACGTGGAGGGGCGCCACCTGGGGCAGCTCGCCCGGGAGCTCACCCTGGAGCAGAAGCTGTCCGTGCTCCGGGACGTGGCCGAGGGCGTCCACGCCGCCCACCATGCCGGCCTCATCCACCGCGACCTCAAGCCCTCCAACATCCTCGTCGAGCGGCCGGAGGACGGAAGCCTCAAGCCCTACGTCATGGACTTCGGCCTGGCGCGCGACTGGCACGAGGAGCACACCGCCTCGGGCGACGTGCTCGGCACCCCTCATTATATGGCCCCCGAACAGGCCCGGGGCGAGGTGGGCCGGTTGGATCGCCGCGTGGACGTCTACAGCCTGGGCGCCACGCTCCACCACATCCTCACGGGCGCGCCTCCCTTCGCGGGGAACAACGCCCTGGAGCTGCTCACCCTCATCCAGACCGAGGAGCCTCCTCCGCTCCGGCGCTCCCACCCCGACCTGCCCGTGGACGTGGAGGCCATCGTCCTCAAGTGTCTGGAGAAGGATCGCTCGGCCCGCTACGACTCGGCGCGCGCCCTCGCCGAGGATCTGGAGCGCTACCTCTCCGGAGAGCCCGTGCTCGCGCGCCGCGCCGGGCCCGGCTACCGGCTGCGCAAGAAGCTGCGCAAGCACCGGCTCCTCGTGGGCCTGGGCACCACCGCGCTCGTGGGCCTGGGCCTCGCGCTCGGGCAGGCGGCGCTGACCCGCCACCAGGTGGCCTCGCGCGAACGCCTCGCCCGCCTCTTCACCGAGCGCGTGGAGCGCCTGGAGGCCCAGGCGCGCTACTCCGCCCTGGCGCCCCTGCACGACACCCGCCCGGATCGGCTCGCCCTGCGCGAGGGCATGCGCGCGTTGGAGGAGGACATCCGCCAGGCGGGGGGAGACGCCCAGGCGCCCGGGCACTACGCCCTGGGCCGTGCCCTGCTCGCGCTGGGGGATGCCCAGGGGGCCCTCGAGCGGCTCGAATCCGCATGGCGCGGGGGCTACCAGGAGCCCCGGGTGGCCTATGCGCTCGCGCTCGCGCTCGGCCAGCTCTACCAGGAGCGGTTGCTCGAGGTGGAGTGGACGCGCAACCCCGAGCAGCGCGAGGCCCGCCGGCGCGAGCTCGAACAGCGCTACCGCGATCCCGCGCTCACTTATCTGCGAAGGAGCGAGGGCACCGAGGCCCCTTCTCCCCACTACGGCGCGGCGCTCCTGGCCTTCCATGAGGGCGAGCACGAGCGGGCCCTGGCCGAGCTGGACGCGCTGGGCACCCCCACGCCGTGGTTCCACGAGGTGCCCCTGCTGCGCGGCGACATCCTCCGGGCCCGCGCCTGGAAGCGCCGCAACGCCGGGGATCGGACCGGCGCCCTCGCCGACCTGGAGGCCGCCCGCGCCGCGTACACCGCCGCCGCCGCCATCGGCGAGAGCGACCCCGCCGTGTACTCCGCCCTGGGCACGCTGCACCTGGGCTCCCTTCTGCTGGAGTTCTTCGGCCCGGGGGACATCCAGGCCCCCTACGAGCGGGGACTCGAGGCCGTCTCCCAGGCGCTCACCGCCGCGCCGGACCACTTCCAGGCCCAGCTGCTGCGCGCGCGCTTCCACCGCCGGATGGCCGAGTACCGTCTGCAGCAGGGCAACGGCGAGGTGCTGCCCCTGGTGGAGCAGGCGCTGGAGGAGGCGCGCGCGGCGCTGGCGCTCTCGCCTGGAGACCCGCGGGCCCAGATGGAGATCGCCCGGAACTTCCGCCTGACGGCCCGCTACCGCCAGGAGCACGGCGAGGATCCCGCCGAGCCCCTGCGCGAGGCCTTCCAGTCCCTCGAGGGCGTGGCCGAGAAGGATCGCGACTACGTGTTCCACACCGAGCGCGGCTACCTCCTCAAGATCTGGGCCGACTCCGAGGACCAGCGGGGAGGCGACTCGCTCGGACACCGAGGCCAGGCGATCCAGGCCTACCGGGCCGCCATCGCGCTCGACCCGAGCCTGGTGGATGCGTGGCTCAACCTCGGAACGATGTACTTCAACCGCGCCACGAACCCCCGCGCCCCGGACGCGGACGGAGACCTGGAACAGGCCCGGGAGACGTTCGAGCGCGCTCGCCGCATCGACGCGGGGCACTACGTGCCCTACTACTACGGCGCCCAGGTGCACGAATGGCGGGCCCGGCGGCGCTTCAACCGCGGCGGGGAGCCGGACAGCGAGCTGGAGCAGGCGCTCGCCCTGTACCGTCAGGGCTCGGCCATCAACGCCAAGCTGCCCGCCTTCCCCAACGCCCTGGGCGGAGCGCTCCTGTGGAAGGCGGAGCTGGCGTGGGACGCGGGACAGGACGCCGAGCCCCTGCTCGACGAGGCCCAGGCCGCCTTCGAGCGGGCCCGCGCCGCCGCCCCCCAGCAGGGCTTCGCCTACAACAACCTGGGCGAGGTGCACGCCTGGCGGGCCCTCTTCCAATACCGGCGGGGGGAGGATCCCACCCCGAGCGCCCGGGCGGCCCTGGAGAGCTATGCTCAGGCCATCGAGCGCCTGCCCAAGCAGGCCCAGTTCCGGGTGAACCCAGCCAAGGTGCACCACACCCTGGCGCTTTGGACCTTGAAGCGGGGCGAAGACCCGTCACCCGAGCTGGAGCGGGCCTCGGAGGCCCTGCGCCAGGCGCTCGAATTGAATCCCGGCATGGGGTACGCGCTGCGCTACCAGGGCGAGGTGGAGGCCGTGCGCGCGCGCTGGCTCGCCCGGAAGGGACAGGCCCGGGGCACCGACTTCGAGCGGGCGGCGAACTCCTTCCAACGCGCCCTCGAGGCGGACCCCGAGTGGCAGGAATACCGTCTGGCCGCGGCGCTCCTGCGGGGCGAGTGGGCGGAGTGGCTGACCCAGGCGGGCGGAGGAGACCCCGCGCCCGTGCTGCGCGAGGGGCTGCGCCAGGTGGAGCAAACCCTGGCCGCCCGTCCCACGTGGGCCACCGCCCGGGCCGCCCGGGCCCGGTTGCTGCTCGCGTTGGCGGAGACTCCCAGCGCGTCCCCCGCGGAACGCGACTCGTGGCGGGGCGAGGCCCGGAAGGACCTGGATCAGGCCCTCGCCCACAACCCTCACCTCTCGGTGGAGTACGAGCCCCTGCTCAGCTCACGCTAA
- a CDS encoding MBL fold metallo-hydrolase, with protein MSRIKSWVSRAALGVGALVVLLAVLAGVDGWKAFGQRASGERRARMERSPQWKDGRFVNPQPIINDNWGSVTSLFERGFEGTPTSPVTTAAVDPRRFDTPPATGLRVTWLGHSSNLVEIDGHRVLTDPFWGERTSPLTWLGPKRWYAPLIALDALPRVDAVVISHDHYDHLDYATLVAMKDWDTRFVVPLGVGAHLAYWGIPEERIVELDWWESTKVRDLEIVCTPARHASGRYLLDNNMTLWGGFALRGPSHRAFFSGDTGLFPAFRDIGERLGPFDVTLLEVGQYGRPWPDWHMGPEQAILAHQMLRGRVLLPVHWGLVNLAMHTWTEPIERALVAARSAQVTIAQPRPGESLEPEARPEPSRWWPDLPRQTAEQNPIVSSQME; from the coding sequence ATGAGCCGCATCAAGTCCTGGGTGTCCCGTGCCGCCCTCGGCGTGGGGGCCTTGGTGGTCCTCCTCGCCGTCCTCGCCGGGGTGGATGGGTGGAAGGCCTTCGGACAGCGCGCCAGCGGTGAGCGCCGGGCCCGCATGGAGCGCTCGCCCCAGTGGAAGGATGGCCGCTTCGTCAATCCCCAGCCCATCATCAATGACAACTGGGGCAGCGTGACCAGCCTGTTCGAGCGCGGCTTCGAGGGCACACCCACGAGCCCCGTGACCACGGCGGCCGTGGATCCCCGGCGCTTCGACACGCCTCCCGCCACCGGCCTGCGGGTCACCTGGCTCGGGCATTCCTCCAATCTGGTGGAGATCGATGGCCACCGCGTCCTCACGGATCCCTTCTGGGGCGAGCGCACCTCGCCCCTCACCTGGCTGGGTCCGAAGCGCTGGTACGCGCCCCTCATCGCGCTCGACGCGCTGCCCCGCGTCGACGCCGTCGTCATCTCCCATGATCACTATGATCACCTCGACTACGCGACCCTGGTGGCCATGAAGGACTGGGACACCCGCTTCGTGGTGCCGCTCGGCGTGGGAGCGCATCTGGCCTATTGGGGCATCCCCGAGGAGCGCATCGTCGAGCTGGACTGGTGGGAGAGCACGAAGGTGCGGGATCTGGAGATCGTCTGCACGCCCGCGCGCCATGCCTCGGGCCGCTACCTGCTCGACAACAACATGACGCTCTGGGGCGGCTTCGCGCTGCGGGGCCCCTCGCACCGGGCGTTCTTCTCGGGGGACACGGGACTGTTCCCCGCGTTCCGGGACATTGGCGAGCGGCTGGGACCGTTCGACGTGACGCTGCTCGAGGTGGGGCAGTACGGGCGGCCCTGGCCCGACTGGCACATGGGGCCCGAGCAGGCCATCCTCGCGCACCAGATGTTGCGCGGGCGCGTGCTCCTGCCCGTGCACTGGGGCCTGGTCAACCTCGCCATGCACACGTGGACGGAGCCCATCGAGCGGGCGCTCGTGGCGGCGCGCTCGGCCCAGGTGACGATCGCCCAGCCTCGTCCCGGCGAGAGCCTCGAGCCCGAGGCCCGGCCCGAGCCCTCCCGCTGGTGGCCGGATCTTCCCCGGCAGACGGCGGAGCAGAACCCCATCGTCTCCTCTCAAATGGAGTGA
- a CDS encoding type VI immunity family protein, whose translation MIRLVLHLPLDHYDLSVPVRQALDLYLSTINQGPEVLSDWYDLETEPFPQDEESWEIIRAVMAPPRGDRFLDDTQNPQDVHRYIKNQFERAVELSGGTTGVSGYGFFYRARLPWRHPRDTVSLVSFSWPTEYLEEQGPKRMRELILELASSLPFSSGHAGLAFSSTNPFTSSLGEIREEAFRYPGIDVTHGCTSLGHRIDGVHWINLLGPSVLGEVGGINGLHDRLCSPGTHLQELERGRAVVTLGEWPRAGDISRGDSLPDHRELARALEPWLSTCPDGYTLEGASPSETRTWWRRFLDS comes from the coding sequence GTGATCCGGCTGGTCCTGCATCTGCCCTTGGACCATTACGATCTCTCGGTCCCTGTGCGCCAGGCACTCGACCTCTATTTGAGCACCATCAATCAAGGGCCCGAGGTCCTTTCGGATTGGTACGACCTCGAAACCGAACCCTTCCCACAGGACGAGGAGAGCTGGGAGATCATCCGGGCGGTGATGGCCCCACCCCGAGGAGATCGCTTCCTCGACGACACCCAGAATCCCCAGGACGTTCACCGGTACATCAAGAATCAGTTCGAGCGGGCCGTGGAGTTATCGGGTGGAACCACTGGAGTCAGTGGTTATGGCTTCTTCTATCGGGCTCGTCTGCCCTGGCGTCACCCGCGCGACACCGTCAGCCTGGTGAGCTTTTCCTGGCCCACGGAGTATCTGGAAGAACAAGGGCCCAAGCGGATGCGGGAATTGATCTTGGAGTTGGCCTCCTCATTGCCGTTCTCCTCCGGCCATGCGGGACTCGCCTTTTCATCCACCAACCCCTTCACATCCTCGTTGGGAGAGATTCGCGAAGAAGCGTTTCGCTATCCAGGGATCGACGTGACCCATGGATGCACATCATTGGGACATCGGATTGATGGGGTTCATTGGATCAACCTCCTGGGCCCATCCGTGCTCGGCGAAGTGGGTGGCATCAACGGTCTCCATGACCGGCTGTGCTCCCCGGGCACCCATCTCCAGGAGTTGGAGAGAGGACGAGCGGTGGTGACACTCGGAGAGTGGCCGAGAGCGGGAGACATATCTCGAGGAGACTCCTTGCCCGACCATCGGGAGTTGGCACGAGCACTGGAACCGTGGTTGTCCACGTGTCCGGATGGCTACACCCTGGAGGGTGCTTCTCCCTCTGAAACCCGCACCTGGTGGCGCCGCTTCCTCGATTCTTGA
- a CDS encoding TetR/AcrR family transcriptional regulator, whose amino-acid sequence MVDSIAPRQGVPDDPRRRALLDSAMSVFARHGYRKTSMDEVARAAQISRQGLYLHFSAKEELFRAAVQHLLEGALRAATSVLNDASLALDARLVRALDEVFGRFAGKAHPDALDLAEASRELLGTMVEDHEGLFAEAIARTLRASRSMAAYKPVGLTARQLADTLIITASGLKHRVATREEFIKGITIAVRAMCLPLLEVP is encoded by the coding sequence ATGGTCGATTCCATTGCTCCGAGACAGGGTGTCCCGGATGATCCACGCCGCCGCGCGCTGTTGGACTCGGCGATGTCCGTGTTCGCGCGCCATGGTTATCGCAAGACCTCCATGGACGAGGTCGCCCGGGCCGCCCAGATCTCCCGCCAGGGCCTGTACCTTCATTTCTCCGCCAAGGAAGAGCTCTTCCGCGCGGCCGTCCAGCACCTCCTCGAGGGGGCGTTGCGGGCCGCCACGTCCGTGCTGAATGACGCCTCGCTCGCGCTCGACGCCCGGCTGGTGCGCGCGCTCGACGAGGTCTTCGGCCGCTTCGCCGGGAAGGCCCACCCGGATGCGTTGGACCTGGCCGAGGCCAGCCGTGAACTCCTCGGCACGATGGTGGAGGATCACGAGGGACTGTTCGCCGAGGCCATCGCCAGGACGCTCCGTGCGTCGCGCTCGATGGCCGCCTACAAACCCGTGGGGCTCACCGCGCGCCAGCTCGCGGACACGTTGATCATCACGGCGTCCGGGCTCAAGCACCGCGTCGCCACTCGCGAAGAGTTCATCAAGGGCATCACCATCGCGGTCCGCGCGATGTGTCTCCCCCTCCTGGAGGTTCCATGA
- a CDS encoding alpha/beta hydrolase — protein sequence MHPSPWRALGPLAALSLLMSSTLAEATTVRIHYDVGYGNRITVRGSKAPLSWTTGNNATWSTGNIWTLSWSNAVGDVELKPLVNDVSWSTGANYRVKAGATVDLYPFFGAASGRLQYVSQLYSPQLGNSRTLAVYLPPSYSENPLKRYPVLYAHDGQNLFNASTAFGGVEWRMDETANALIGNGSMDEVIIVGVYNGDANRIYEYTPCCDPQYGGGGADKYERFLIDTVKPYIDQNFRTLTGKQNTALIGSSLGGLVSFYMGQRNPSVFGKLAALSSSFWWNNQALTQQVEAASTKVAVNVYLDAGTSGDGLPETTRMRDALVADGHVQGQDLFYYVAQGAGHNESSWAARLNLPLTYLFPWQGTAY from the coding sequence ATGCACCCTTCTCCCTGGCGCGCCCTGGGCCCCCTCGCGGCCTTGTCCCTCCTCATGTCGAGCACCCTGGCCGAGGCCACCACCGTCCGCATCCACTACGACGTCGGCTACGGCAACCGCATCACCGTCCGGGGCAGCAAGGCGCCCCTCTCCTGGACCACCGGCAACAACGCCACCTGGAGCACGGGCAACATCTGGACCCTGTCCTGGTCCAACGCCGTGGGCGACGTGGAGCTCAAACCCCTCGTCAATGACGTCTCCTGGTCCACCGGCGCCAACTACCGCGTCAAGGCTGGAGCCACGGTGGACCTCTACCCCTTCTTCGGCGCGGCCTCGGGGCGGTTGCAATACGTCTCCCAGCTCTATTCGCCCCAGCTCGGCAACTCCCGCACGCTCGCCGTCTACCTGCCGCCCAGCTACTCGGAGAATCCGCTCAAGCGCTATCCCGTGCTGTATGCCCATGACGGGCAGAACCTGTTCAATGCCTCCACCGCCTTCGGCGGCGTCGAGTGGCGCATGGACGAGACGGCCAATGCCCTCATCGGCAACGGCTCCATGGACGAGGTCATCATCGTGGGCGTCTATAACGGGGACGCCAACCGCATCTACGAGTACACCCCCTGCTGCGATCCCCAGTACGGCGGCGGAGGCGCGGACAAGTACGAGCGCTTCCTCATCGACACGGTGAAACCCTATATCGACCAGAACTTCCGCACGCTGACGGGCAAGCAGAACACCGCGCTCATCGGCTCGTCACTCGGTGGCCTGGTGTCTTTCTACATGGGACAGCGCAATCCGTCTGTCTTCGGTAAGCTCGCGGCGCTGTCGAGTTCCTTCTGGTGGAACAACCAGGCGCTCACCCAGCAGGTGGAGGCGGCTTCCACGAAGGTGGCCGTGAATGTCTACCTCGACGCCGGGACGAGCGGTGATGGGCTGCCGGAGACGACCCGCATGCGCGATGCGCTCGTGGCGGATGGCCATGTCCAGGGTCAGGATCTCTTCTATTACGTGGCCCAGGGCGCGGGACACAACGAGTCCTCCTGGGCCGCGCGGCTGAACCTGCCCCTGACGTACCTCTTCCCCTGGCAAGGCACGGCCTACTGA
- a CDS encoding sigma 54-interacting transcriptional regulator → MKDKPFTDISTAATPRRERAEPSRPVPALTIVSHPTPHRAGERLLLGALLSGGSVAVSRVGPDFTPSGATLGLPLADTFLSRKPLVFESTGSGGVRLRAEAGGTPVWVEDAPLVGSRELGPEALALGVPIVLAERVVLLLHLTSSSEALVVQDDLGMVGQGQGTRRVREDVVRVADLKVPVLIRGETGSGKELVARAIHQRGPRRRGPFVSVNLGAIPKELAAAELFGARKGAYTGATQEREGFFRAAHGGTLFLDEVGEAPPEVQVMLLRVLETGEVYPVGGHSAVAVDVRLITATDADLEERIRQGFFKAPLLHRLAGYEIQVPPLRERREDIGLLFQHFARQEGESLGDGQGLESLSSASEPWLPSSLAVRLVRFSWPGNVRQLRNLARQLVIGSRGQGALKATPRMERELDAGITLPPSASPGVAAPRGEPERAAPPEPEGSRRKPSEVTDAELIEALRASGWDLKAAAQRLGITRPSLYVLIDKSPSLRTAGDLSVEEISRCFQECGGDLDEMTRRLEVSKRGLQRRVRELGLDER, encoded by the coding sequence ATGAAGGACAAGCCGTTCACCGACATCTCCACGGCCGCCACCCCCCGGCGTGAGCGCGCGGAGCCGTCCCGCCCCGTTCCCGCGCTCACCATCGTGTCCCATCCCACGCCCCACCGGGCCGGAGAGCGGCTTCTCCTGGGCGCATTGCTCTCCGGGGGCTCGGTGGCCGTGTCCCGCGTGGGGCCGGACTTCACCCCGTCGGGCGCCACCCTGGGTCTGCCGCTCGCGGACACGTTCCTGAGCCGCAAGCCCCTGGTGTTCGAGAGCACGGGCTCGGGGGGAGTCCGGCTGCGCGCGGAGGCGGGTGGCACGCCGGTCTGGGTGGAGGACGCGCCGCTGGTGGGCTCCCGGGAGCTGGGGCCCGAGGCCCTGGCCCTGGGCGTGCCCATCGTGCTCGCCGAGCGGGTGGTGCTGCTGCTTCACCTGACGTCTTCCTCCGAGGCGCTCGTCGTGCAGGACGACCTGGGCATGGTGGGCCAGGGCCAGGGCACGCGCCGGGTGCGTGAGGACGTCGTGCGCGTGGCGGATTTGAAGGTGCCCGTGCTCATCCGGGGCGAGACGGGCTCGGGCAAGGAGCTGGTCGCCCGGGCCATCCACCAGCGTGGCCCTCGCCGCCGGGGGCCCTTCGTCAGCGTCAACCTGGGAGCCATTCCCAAGGAACTGGCCGCCGCGGAGCTCTTTGGCGCGAGGAAGGGGGCGTACACGGGCGCCACCCAGGAGCGCGAGGGCTTCTTCCGCGCCGCCCATGGCGGCACGCTCTTCCTGGACGAGGTGGGCGAGGCGCCTCCCGAGGTCCAGGTGATGCTGCTGCGGGTGTTGGAGACGGGCGAGGTGTATCCGGTGGGGGGGCACTCGGCGGTGGCCGTGGATGTGCGCCTCATCACCGCGACGGACGCGGATCTGGAGGAGCGCATCCGTCAGGGTTTCTTCAAGGCGCCCCTGCTGCACCGCCTGGCCGGGTATGAAATCCAGGTGCCGCCCCTGCGCGAGCGCCGCGAGGACATCGGTCTGCTCTTCCAGCACTTCGCCCGGCAGGAGGGAGAGTCGCTGGGGGATGGGCAAGGGCTGGAGTCGCTGTCCTCCGCGTCCGAGCCCTGGCTCCCGTCCTCCTTGGCGGTGCGGCTGGTGCGCTTCTCCTGGCCTGGCAACGTGCGGCAGTTGCGCAACCTGGCGCGCCAGCTCGTCATCGGCAGCCGGGGGCAGGGGGCGCTCAAGGCCACGCCGCGCATGGAGCGGGAATTGGACGCGGGCATCACGCTTCCGCCCTCCGCCTCTCCCGGCGTGGCGGCGCCCCGGGGGGAGCCCGAGCGGGCCGCCCCGCCCGAGCCCGAGGGCTCCCGGCGCAAGCCCTCCGAGGTGACGGACGCCGAGCTGATCGAGGCCCTGCGCGCCAGTGGGTGGGACCTCAAGGCCGCCGCCCAGCGCCTGGGCATCACCCGGCCCTCGCTCTACGTGCTGATCGACAAGAGTCCCAGCCTGCGCACGGCCGGGGACTTGAGCGTGGAGGAGATTTCCCGCTGCTTCCAGGAATGTGGAGGCGATCTGGATGAGATGACGCGGCGGTTGGAGGTCTCCAAGCGGGGCCTGCAGCGGCGCGTCCGGGAGCTGGGCCTGGATGAGCGCTGA
- a CDS encoding MDR family MFS transporter, which produces MRTTHRPLTTLALALCLFMAALEMTVVSTAMPTVVGELGGLDSYAWVFTAYMLTSTITVPIYGKLADLYGRKPVLLFGIGLFLVGSIASGLSTSMNMLIAFRTLQGLGAGAMQPISLTVIGDLYTLEQRARVQGAFSAVWGIAGLVGPLTGGLIVKYLTWHWIFFINVPIGLGAVGLLLSCFHEQVEHKTRTLDIAGAFLLSAGVVALLFGVQGFGMNLLALPVALIILLAFVYVERRVPEPILPLSLFRIRAIAVSSTAGALFSAAQFGATTYVPLYVQGVLGGSPTLAGGMITPMIVGWPLASLVAGRLLLKTGFRPLIVGGLGMAAVGTSLMALLLKPGASMLVPELAMGLFGMGLGFSSTGLLIAVQTSVGWELRGVATASNMFFRTIGGALGVGLMGGVMVHALLRDARIPSSAAAELLGPEHGRGLAPEVLRSLGGALGSGLTLNFWIISASALLAFCAGLFFPRAKQAAPPSMPSPDAMAPH; this is translated from the coding sequence ATGCGCACCACCCACCGCCCCCTCACCACGCTCGCCCTCGCTCTCTGCCTCTTCATGGCCGCCCTGGAGATGACCGTCGTCTCCACCGCCATGCCCACCGTGGTCGGAGAACTCGGAGGCCTCGACAGCTACGCCTGGGTCTTCACCGCGTACATGTTGACCTCCACCATCACCGTCCCCATCTACGGCAAGCTCGCCGACCTCTACGGCCGCAAGCCCGTCCTCCTCTTCGGCATCGGGCTGTTCCTCGTGGGCTCCATCGCCAGCGGCCTGTCCACCTCCATGAACATGCTCATCGCCTTCCGCACCCTCCAGGGACTGGGTGCCGGTGCGATGCAGCCCATTTCACTCACCGTCATCGGCGACCTCTACACCCTGGAACAGCGAGCCCGCGTCCAGGGCGCGTTCAGCGCCGTGTGGGGCATCGCCGGGCTCGTGGGGCCCCTCACCGGCGGTCTCATCGTGAAGTACCTCACCTGGCATTGGATCTTCTTCATCAACGTCCCCATTGGCCTGGGCGCCGTGGGGCTGCTCCTGTCCTGCTTTCATGAGCAGGTGGAGCACAAGACCCGGACGCTCGACATCGCGGGCGCGTTCCTGCTGTCCGCGGGCGTGGTGGCGCTCCTCTTCGGCGTGCAGGGGTTTGGCATGAACCTGCTCGCGCTCCCCGTCGCGTTGATCATCCTCCTGGCTTTCGTCTACGTCGAGCGCCGGGTCCCGGAGCCCATCCTCCCCCTGTCCCTCTTCCGCATCCGCGCCATCGCCGTGTCCTCCACCGCCGGCGCCCTCTTCTCCGCGGCCCAGTTCGGCGCCACCACCTATGTGCCCCTCTATGTCCAGGGCGTGCTCGGCGGCTCGCCCACGCTCGCGGGCGGGATGATCACCCCCATGATCGTCGGCTGGCCCCTGGCGAGCCTCGTGGCCGGACGGCTCCTGCTCAAGACGGGCTTCCGGCCGCTCATCGTCGGAGGGCTCGGCATGGCCGCCGTGGGCACCTCGCTCATGGCGCTGTTGCTCAAGCCGGGCGCGTCCATGCTCGTGCCCGAGCTGGCCATGGGGCTGTTCGGCATGGGACTGGGTTTCAGCTCCACCGGGCTGCTCATCGCCGTGCAGACGAGCGTGGGCTGGGAGCTGCGCGGCGTGGCCACCGCGAGCAACATGTTCTTCCGCACCATCGGCGGCGCGCTCGGCGTGGGACTCATGGGCGGGGTGATGGTGCACGCGCTCCTGCGCGACGCGCGCATCCCCTCCTCCGCCGCCGCCGAGCTGCTTGGTCCCGAACATGGCCGGGGCCTCGCGCCCGAGGTGCTGCGCTCGCTCGGCGGCGCGCTCGGTTCGGGGCTGACACTCAACTTCTGGATCATCAGCGCCTCGGCCCTCCTGGCCTTCTGTGCTGGTCTGTTCTTCCCCCGCGCGAAGCAAGCAGCGCCGCCGTCCATGCCCTCGCCCGACGCCATGGCGCCGCACTGA
- a CDS encoding DUF2019 domain-containing protein: MDLESIAREFALNVAAQTDAIHGGDRSGGNKYAKRYIAAFKKLRDHGEAGRDALAKLLVHPRMDVRVNAAACLLSDRPEQAKPVLEEAAKGKGMIPFVASQALKYWEEGTWRLDID, translated from the coding sequence ATGGACTTAGAGAGTATCGCAAGAGAGTTTGCCTTGAACGTGGCTGCACAGACTGATGCCATTCATGGCGGTGACCGAAGCGGCGGGAATAAGTACGCCAAACGCTACATCGCTGCGTTCAAGAAGTTGCGAGACCACGGAGAGGCGGGCCGGGATGCACTCGCAAAATTATTAGTACATCCTCGCATGGACGTTCGAGTCAATGCAGCCGCCTGCTTGCTCAGTGATAGACCAGAGCAGGCAAAGCCCGTTTTGGAAGAAGCAGCCAAGGGAAAGGGAATGATTCCCTTCGTGGCGTCTCAAGCGTTGAAATATTGGGAAGAGGGCACCTGGCGCTTGGATATTGACTGA